One window of the Microplitis demolitor isolate Queensland-Clemson2020A chromosome 10, iyMicDemo2.1a, whole genome shotgun sequence genome contains the following:
- the LOC103573774 gene encoding uncharacterized protein LOC103573774 isoform X1, with the protein MIKLLLLFSAMNLAYSAQNDQLIGSWGPNVRPTGKQSPNEQSTENTSPDKEILNGWMVKVKYHKYFRYHYGFFIEPRVFLTSSWNVDSISDIKSIDVSNDLHNSWPDNRSLHVDFQNIYFGMELSKRPNNSQRDCAVLITDQPVIPAFKITENTFIEVVSDINDVNLTKCFIQASNTSTMSFYDCHLENAGTLSNTDRFFECSVDGGQKDLTKESGFFCKFKEFPHKTGFVGLATIGYYTHKKPNKTLNLISNLCGLNLTEIRKLLEVK; encoded by the exons ATGATTAAACTCCTGTTGTTATTCAGTGCTATGAATTTGGCTTATTCAGCTCAAAATGACCAGTTAATTGGGAGCTGGGGTCCGAATGTTAGACCCACTGGTAAACAGAGTCCAAATGAGCAATCCACAGAAAATACGAGTCCTGACAAAGAGATCCTGAATGGATGGATGGTTAAAGTCAAGTACCATAAATATTTCAGATACCATTATGGTTTCTTCATTGAGCCACGAGTATTCTTGACTTCTTCCTGGAATGTTGatag TATTAGTGATATTAAATCCATTGATGTTTCTAACGACTTACATAATTCCTGGCCAGATAATAGAAGCCTCCATGTTGactttcaaaatatatacttcGGGATGGAATTGAGCAAACGACCTAATAATTCTCAACGAGACTGCGCTGTGTTAATAACCGATCAACCAGTTATTCCAGCATtcaaaattactgaaaatacatttatagaAGTCGTTTCAGATATCAATGATGTTAATCTGACCAAATGTTTTATACAAGCATCGAATACTTCAACCATGTCGTTCTATGATTGTCATCTTGAAAATGCTGGTACTTTAAGCAACACAGATCGTTTTTTTGAGTGCTCAGTTGATGGTGGCCAAAAAGAC ctaACGAAAGAGAGTggatttttttgcaaatttaaagaatttccTCATAAAACAGGTTTCGTTGGATTAGCAACAATTGGATATTATACACACAAGAAGCCAAATAAGACTTTGAaccttatttcaaatttatgtggattaaatttaacagaaataAGGAAATTACtagaagtaaaataa
- the LOC103573774 gene encoding uncharacterized protein LOC103573774 isoform X2 yields MIKLLLLFSAMNLAYSAQNDQLIGSWGPNVRPTGKQSPNEQSTENTSPDKEILNGWMVKVKYHKYFRYHYGFFIEPRVFLTSSWNVDSISDIKSIDVSNDLHNSWPDNRSLHVDFQNIYFGMELSKRPNNSQRDCAVLITDQPVIPAFKITENTFIEVVSDINDVNLTKCFIQASNTSTMSFYDCHLENAGTLSNTDRFFECSVDGGQKDVSLD; encoded by the exons ATGATTAAACTCCTGTTGTTATTCAGTGCTATGAATTTGGCTTATTCAGCTCAAAATGACCAGTTAATTGGGAGCTGGGGTCCGAATGTTAGACCCACTGGTAAACAGAGTCCAAATGAGCAATCCACAGAAAATACGAGTCCTGACAAAGAGATCCTGAATGGATGGATGGTTAAAGTCAAGTACCATAAATATTTCAGATACCATTATGGTTTCTTCATTGAGCCACGAGTATTCTTGACTTCTTCCTGGAATGTTGatag TATTAGTGATATTAAATCCATTGATGTTTCTAACGACTTACATAATTCCTGGCCAGATAATAGAAGCCTCCATGTTGactttcaaaatatatacttcGGGATGGAATTGAGCAAACGACCTAATAATTCTCAACGAGACTGCGCTGTGTTAATAACCGATCAACCAGTTATTCCAGCATtcaaaattactgaaaatacatttatagaAGTCGTTTCAGATATCAATGATGTTAATCTGACCAAATGTTTTATACAAGCATCGAATACTTCAACCATGTCGTTCTATGATTGTCATCTTGAAAATGCTGGTACTTTAAGCAACACAGATCGTTTTTTTGAGTGCTCAGTTGATGGTGGCCAAAAAGAC GTTTCGTTGGATTAG